The following coding sequences lie in one Plasmodium cynomolgi strain B DNA, scaffold: 0296, whole genome shotgun sequence genomic window:
- a CDS encoding hypothetical protein (putative): MYKTFKKFETFKNSKKHSYKNNPEYCVYLYHWLYKVTEGSNISDTFIGIIFKVFHENFSDLKEEHICPYYLYEYKKEIYKSKDLVKLSYLQHNVVDIMKILKNTKDKDYCYCQKYLKDCVDIYIEMMRRLCPDNEEGNDSSEIICPELIKFRVNYNFLTKDNKIEKEIPHIDTGERELELLNCPLKGERSGLISDARPSSDAAASQALSNVKTLPIALGTISGVTSILALLYKFTPLGLWINTKILGRDKLLDNIKKNEQQFLLNTAHIRDINSGDTIYRIKYNSVLNE, encoded by the exons TATTTATACCACTGGTTGTACAAAGTAACAGAAGGAAGTAATATTTCAGATACCTTTATCGGTATCATTTTTAAGGTTTTtcatgaaaatttttctgatCTGAAAGAGGAGCATATATGTccttattatttatatgaatataaaaaagaaatttacaaatcAAAAGACCTAGTAAAATTAAGCTATTTACAACATAATGTTGTAgatattatgaaaatattgaaaaatactAAAGATAAAGATTACTGTTATTGTCAAAAATATCTTAAAGATTGTGTTgacatatatatagagaTGATGAGAAGGTTATGCCCTGATAATGAAGAGGGAAATGATTCTAGTGAAATAATTTGCCCtgaattaattaaatttagaGTTAATTACAATTTTCTTACAAAggataataaaatagaaaaagaaataccaCACATCGATACTGGAGAAAGAGAACTAGAATTATTAAATTGTCCACTGAAAGGAGAAAGATCAGGATTAATATCCGATGCTCGTCCCAGTTCAGATGCTGCTGCATCACAAGCTTTATCTAATGTAAAAACATTGCCTATAGCTCTTGGCACAATTTCTGGAGTAACATCCATATTAgcgttattatataag tttactcctttaggtttatggataaatacaaaaatattaggGAGAGATAAATTATTAGACAATATTAAGAAGAATGAACAACAATTTCTATTAAACACTGCACACATTCGGGATATAAATTCAGGTGATACGATATAtcgcataaaatataattctgtatTAAATGAGTAG